From one Tsukamurella tyrosinosolvens genomic stretch:
- a CDS encoding ester cyclase, translating into MIAHTSRFVMPPASVLRAREKVVLDHFHDEVRQDWDATLSTFPHPHYELIAPMTVHDGDGEVRDYYADTRVAFPDQDHELIALRHSVDAVIVEFWLLGTQRGPLGAIPPTGGRHRTRMTAYFVFDEQENLVAERIYFDQLTILRQLIAGLNLRSPKGLVTLGRVLVGALRMSGREPDPRLTRTAPPGLDD; encoded by the coding sequence ATGATCGCCCACACGTCCCGTTTCGTGATGCCGCCCGCGTCCGTGCTCCGCGCCCGCGAGAAGGTGGTGCTCGACCACTTCCACGACGAGGTGCGCCAGGACTGGGACGCCACGCTCTCGACGTTCCCGCACCCGCACTACGAGCTGATCGCCCCGATGACGGTGCACGACGGCGACGGCGAGGTGCGCGACTACTACGCGGACACCCGCGTCGCCTTCCCCGACCAGGACCACGAACTCATCGCGCTGCGGCACAGCGTGGACGCGGTGATCGTCGAGTTCTGGCTGCTCGGGACGCAGCGCGGGCCGCTCGGAGCGATCCCGCCCACCGGCGGTCGTCACCGCACCCGGATGACCGCCTACTTCGTCTTCGACGAGCAGGAGAACCTCGTCGCCGAGCGGATCTACTTCGACCAGCTGACCATCCTGCGGCAGCTCATCGCGGGCCTGAACCTGCGCAGCCCGAAAGGCCTGGTGACGCTGGGGCGGGTCCTCGTCGGCGCGCTCCGGATGTCCGGTCGCGAGCCCGACCCGAGGCTGACGCGGACCGCGCCGCCCGGCCTCGACGACTGA
- a CDS encoding primosomal protein N' produces MTALGPAEAAQAAVELPIARVLPLLQVSHLDREFDYLVPPELHEQAQPGVRVRVRFSGRLVDGYLLERLPRTEHEGRLAPLQRVVSPLPVLTPPVLRLVTEVAARYAGTRADVLRLAIPPRHARVEKTLLEQEPAAPTVPEAPAAALGEYTHGAQFAAAAVAGRSPRAVWQALPGEDWAARLAELAATVVASGRTALLIVPDQADLDRLAAACADLDPAVLAAGLGPSARYRRWLLALLGRTRVVLGTRSAAFAPLPDLGLVALWDDGDESLVEPRAPYPHTREVLALRAHQEGAALVLGGFARTPESQALVEAGWAAEITAPRELVRSRSPRIAGTADSDVALARDPLARSARLPAAAFAAAREALDAERPVLVQVPRRGYAPALSCERCRTPARCRRCHGPLEQADRGVLRCRWCAHEDSGYRCQACGGTTMRAVIVGTMRTAEELGRAFPGAAVTVSGGETVHADVPAGRRIVVATPGAEPVVEGGYGAALLLDGWLLLGRADLRAAEETFRRWMNATALVAADGAVVCGADAGIRAVQALIRWDAAGFAAAELAERAEVGFPPATHLAALDGAEADIRAVADTATLPDGAEVLGPVDLPPGVRIPGAPDEGPPPQRLLVRVARRDGRALARALFLAQVGRSLRREGNPVRIQIDPLRIG; encoded by the coding sequence ACTCGGCCCCGCCGAGGCCGCACAGGCGGCCGTCGAACTCCCGATCGCCCGCGTCCTGCCCCTGCTGCAGGTCAGCCACCTCGATCGGGAGTTCGACTATCTCGTGCCGCCCGAGCTGCACGAGCAGGCGCAGCCGGGCGTGCGAGTGCGCGTCCGGTTCTCGGGCCGGCTCGTCGACGGCTACCTTCTCGAGCGGCTCCCGCGCACCGAGCACGAGGGCAGGCTCGCCCCGCTGCAGCGCGTGGTCTCCCCGCTGCCCGTCCTGACGCCGCCCGTGCTGCGACTCGTCACCGAGGTCGCGGCGCGCTACGCGGGGACCCGGGCCGACGTGCTGCGGCTCGCGATCCCGCCGCGGCACGCGCGCGTCGAGAAGACGCTGCTCGAGCAGGAGCCCGCCGCGCCGACGGTGCCGGAGGCGCCCGCAGCCGCCCTCGGCGAGTACACGCACGGCGCCCAGTTCGCGGCGGCCGCCGTCGCAGGACGGTCGCCGCGCGCCGTCTGGCAGGCGCTGCCGGGGGAGGACTGGGCGGCGCGCCTCGCCGAGCTCGCGGCCACCGTCGTCGCGTCCGGGCGCACGGCCCTGCTGATCGTCCCGGACCAGGCCGATCTCGACCGGCTCGCCGCCGCGTGCGCGGACCTCGACCCCGCGGTGCTGGCCGCCGGCCTCGGACCGTCGGCCCGCTACCGGCGGTGGCTCCTCGCGCTGCTCGGCCGCACCCGCGTCGTCCTCGGCACTCGCAGCGCCGCGTTCGCGCCGCTGCCGGACCTCGGCCTCGTCGCCCTGTGGGACGACGGCGACGAATCCCTCGTCGAGCCGCGCGCGCCGTACCCGCACACGCGGGAGGTCCTCGCGCTGCGCGCGCACCAGGAGGGCGCGGCGCTCGTCCTCGGCGGCTTCGCCCGCACCCCCGAATCGCAGGCGCTCGTGGAGGCCGGCTGGGCCGCGGAGATCACCGCGCCCCGCGAGCTAGTGCGCAGCCGCTCGCCCCGCATCGCCGGGACCGCGGACTCGGACGTCGCCCTGGCCCGCGACCCGCTCGCGCGCTCGGCGCGCCTGCCGGCCGCGGCCTTCGCGGCCGCGCGGGAGGCGCTCGACGCCGAGCGCCCGGTGCTCGTGCAGGTGCCGCGCCGCGGCTACGCGCCGGCGCTGTCCTGCGAGCGATGCCGCACCCCCGCCCGGTGTCGCCGCTGCCACGGCCCCCTCGAGCAGGCCGATCGCGGCGTCCTGCGCTGCCGCTGGTGCGCGCACGAGGACTCCGGGTACCGGTGCCAAGCCTGCGGCGGGACCACGATGCGGGCGGTGATCGTCGGGACGATGCGCACCGCCGAGGAGCTGGGCCGGGCCTTCCCGGGGGCGGCCGTCACCGTCTCGGGCGGCGAGACGGTGCACGCCGACGTCCCTGCGGGGCGGCGGATCGTGGTCGCGACGCCCGGCGCGGAGCCCGTGGTCGAGGGCGGCTACGGCGCGGCGCTGCTGCTCGACGGGTGGTTGCTGCTGGGCCGGGCGGACCTGCGCGCCGCGGAGGAGACCTTCCGGCGGTGGATGAACGCGACCGCGCTGGTCGCCGCCGACGGCGCCGTCGTTTGCGGCGCCGATGCCGGGATCCGCGCGGTGCAGGCCCTGATCCGCTGGGACGCGGCCGGTTTCGCCGCCGCCGAACTCGCCGAGCGGGCCGAGGTCGGCTTCCCGCCCGCCACCCACCTCGCCGCGCTCGACGGTGCCGAGGCCGACATCCGGGCCGTCGCCGACACCGCGACCCTGCCCGACGGTGCCGAGGTGCTCGGCCCCGTCGACCTGCCGCCCGGGGTGCGGATCCCCGGCGCCCCCGACGAGGGGCCGCCGCCGCAGCGGCTGCTGGTGCGCGTCGCGCGGCGCGACGGGCGCGCGCTCGCGCGGGCGCTCTTCCTGGCACAGGTGGGGCGGAGCCTGCGGCGTGAGGGCAACCCCGTCCGGATTCAGATCGACCCGCTGCGGATCGGCTAG
- a CDS encoding TetR/AcrR family transcriptional regulator, whose amino-acid sequence MTTPRPRRGRPALGAPRLSRDAVVEAALTLIDRDGVAEVGMRSIARHLSVDAKSLYNHVRDKDDLLDAVTEHLLRSIVVHEPTGDLRADLAGVARAFRTAAQAHPRAATLVLTRQVQSVAALAPTQSILEVLLTAGFPPAEAVHLMRSQLAALIGTLLREFEAAPTFGMTDAEAIARREAGLAACGLPAVESVAADLARFDADAEFEYMIALSISAVEARLPQR is encoded by the coding sequence ATGACCACGCCGCGGCCCCGTCGGGGGCGCCCCGCCCTCGGGGCGCCGAGACTCTCGCGCGACGCGGTCGTCGAGGCGGCGCTCACGCTGATCGACCGCGACGGGGTCGCCGAGGTCGGGATGCGGTCCATCGCGCGGCACCTGTCGGTGGACGCGAAGAGCCTCTACAACCACGTGCGCGACAAGGACGACCTGCTCGATGCGGTGACCGAGCACCTGCTCCGGTCGATCGTCGTGCACGAGCCCACCGGCGATCTCCGCGCCGACCTCGCGGGCGTGGCCCGCGCGTTCCGCACCGCCGCGCAGGCGCACCCCCGGGCGGCGACGCTGGTGTTGACCCGGCAGGTGCAGTCCGTGGCCGCGCTCGCGCCCACCCAGTCGATCCTCGAGGTCCTCCTCACCGCCGGCTTCCCGCCCGCCGAGGCCGTTCACCTCATGCGCTCGCAGCTCGCCGCCCTCATCGGAACCCTGCTCCGCGAGTTCGAGGCGGCACCGACGTTCGGCATGACGGACGCCGAGGCCATCGCGCGCCGCGAGGCGGGCCTCGCGGCCTGCGGCCTGCCGGCCGTCGAGTCGGTGGCGGCGGATCTCGCGCGGTTCGACGCGGACGCCGAGTTCGAGTACATGATCGCCCTGTCGATCAGCGCCGTCGAGGCCCGGCTCCCGCAGCGCTGA